CGCCACCATGGGCATCATGTTCGGCGGCATCGCCCACGCCGTGCGCTGGCTCGAAAACGTCACCGACTGACAGATCGACGCGGGCGCCGACGACAGCGCCCCAATAATTGTCGAAGAGCCGGCCCTCAGCCAATTGCGGCGACATATGGGTGACGAACTCGGCGGTTGAGCCAACGATGGGATGCGAGTTGTAGCTGTCGCCAAAGGCGATCGGTGCGGCCAGCGACACATTCTCGGCGCTGGCTACGTGGTCATAGACCTCGCCGGAGAGCAGGGGCACGTCCGAAGGGCGCAGATAGACAGCGGCAAACAGCATCGTGATCTCGCTGCCCGGTGCGGCGACGATCAGATCAAACGGATCGGCGGCGCGGGCCGTGCCTTGACGCAGCCCGCGTTCCTGCGCGATCAGTGCAACCCCGATGCCGATGGAAACGGCGATTAGCGACATGAAGATCAGGTTCGTCCAGCGGAAGCGCCACAGCATCGCCCGGACCAGCATGTAGGGGCGAAATCCGGCCAGCACAAACGCGCCGACAATTAACGCGGGCAACAGAAGTGCGAATAGCACAGCGATATCCTGCCAAAGGACCGGCATCCATTCGACGGCGCGGAACAGGGGGGCAAGCGGGCTCATGCGGCGGCCCTGTCCTGACTGATACGCCCGTCCACAATGTCGATGACACGATCCATGCACGCATGGAGCGCCGGATCGTGGCTGACGGCTATCAGGGTCTTTCCTTCCTCGCGCACCAACCCTAGAAGATCGTCTGTCAGCCGGTCCGCCGCTGTGCGATCAAGACTGGCGGTGGGCTCATCCGCCAGGATGATAGCCGGATCGCCGGCCAGCGCGCGGGCTACTGCGACGCGCTGACGCTCGCCGCCCGAAAAGCTGTCCACGGTGCGCGCTCCGTGGGTGATGCCGAGCTTTTGCAGCAGCACATCGGCACGGCCGCGGATGCCGCGCTGGCGGGTGCGGCTGGCATAGGCGCCGGGCAGGGCGGCGTTAGCGGCGGCCGACAGTTCCTCGAATAGCAGGAAGTCCTGGAAAATCAGCCCCATCCTCTGGCGGCGAAATCGGGCACGGGCAGGGGCTGACATGGCCAGCAAATCATCATCGCCCCAGGTGACACGGCCTGACATGGCTTCGATCAGGCCGGCAATCGTTAAGAGAAAGGTCGATTTGCCAGCGCCCGAGGGGCCGCGCAGACCGATGCAGGTGCCGGGTGCGAAGTCCAGCGCCTCCACGTCCAGAAGGATGCGCCCTGAGGGGGCCGAGACGCGCAATCCAGAGATGCTCAGGCCAAGAGTCATGAGGTCAGGCGCGCACTTGCACGGCATCGACGATGCGGACGCGGCTGACGAAGCCCAGTTCGGGGTCCGTATGGGTGCCCAGTTCAAGTGTCCCGCGGGTGACGATCTTGACGTTGAAGGGAATCACGTCGACGATGCGCTGGGCATAGACGGCCAGGATATCGTTCGGCCATTCGGCTTCGGACGAGCAGAAAGGGCAGACGGCCATCGGGCGGTTCGTTAGCACATAAAAGTTACTTTCGGCCTTCAGCGGGGGTGCCATAAACCCCTCGATGGCGACGCGCTTGCCCTCGTTCGAGGTGGCGAACTCGGTGAAGCTCATGTCCTTGTTATAGAGCTCGCGCAGCCGGACCTGCGGCTCATCTGCAAAAGCGCGGGTTGTCAGGGTGGGCGCGGCCAGGGCGAGGGCAAGAAAATTGCGTCGTTGCATCGTCATTCTCCGTTCAGCTGATACAGGTCGCATAGTAGTTGCCGGTCTTGCCTGTGTTGCAGCCATGCGAAAGGTCCAGGTTCCCCGGACCTTTCGTGTTCATGTGATTGGTCGTTACTCAGTCTGGCCGAAGACTGCGTGATTCATCACGTGGAAGATGGCTTCCTGATCCATCGTGCCACCGAACAAATGCGCCCAGGGGCCCTGCGCCCACAGTGCCACATCTACACCCGAATGGCTTTCCGACGAGGCAGGGATAAGTGCCTGCTGCAGGTAGTCAGGGTCCAGCACCTCTTCCTGCGTAAGATCGGGACGGGAACCGCTGAATGTGCCGTCTTCCTGCTCGATCAGGATCGAGCCGGGGCCGTTGCCGAAG
This region of Paracoccus saliphilus genomic DNA includes:
- a CDS encoding ABC transporter ATP-binding protein, with amino-acid sequence MTLGLSISGLRVSAPSGRILLDVEALDFAPGTCIGLRGPSGAGKSTFLLTIAGLIEAMSGRVTWGDDDLLAMSAPARARFRRQRMGLIFQDFLLFEELSAAANAALPGAYASRTRQRGIRGRADVLLQKLGITHGARTVDSFSGGERQRVAVARALAGDPAIILADEPTASLDRTAADRLTDDLLGLVREEGKTLIAVSHDPALHACMDRVIDIVDGRISQDRAAA